The Daucus carota subsp. sativus chromosome 2, DH1 v3.0, whole genome shotgun sequence genome includes a window with the following:
- the LOC108210254 gene encoding E3 ubiquitin-protein ligase RGLG2-like, protein MGGKSSKRAAPSRYSSFGSSSNSNFWNHNEYPQSSYPMPPQTYASAPPPQSYGGWASDSKRRTEQKFSKIDDNYNSLDQVTEALARAGLESSNLIVGIDFTKSNEWTGARSFHRKSLHHIGDDQNPYEEAISIIGRTLASFDEDNLIPCFGFGDASTHDQEVFSFYPDEKYCDGFEEVLTRYRELVPQLRLAGPTSFAPIIEMAVTIVEQSRGQYHVLLIIADGQVTRSVDTDRGQLSPQERKTVEAIVKASEYPLSIVLVGVGDGPWDMMREFDDNIPARAFDNFQFVNFTEIMSKNLNRSRKEAEFALAALMEIPSQYKATLELNILNAQRGKAIDRIPLPPPQYGMASRGASKPSQSSSFRPSAPSSNRPASYVGSREPPVSSSDVNLCPICISNPRDMAFGCGHQTCCGCGEDLQLCPICRSSIHTRIKLY, encoded by the exons ATGGGTGGCAAAAGTTCAAAACGGGCAGCCCCAAGCCGGTATTCGTCTTTTGGCTCtagttcaaattcaaatttttggAATCATAATGAGTATCCACAATCCTCCTATCCTATGCCACCACAAACATATGCTTCTGCACCTCCCCCTCAAAGCTATGGTGGTTGGGCCTCTGATTCAAAAAGGAGGACAGagcaaaaattttcaaaaatagacGACAATTACAACAGCTTAGATCAG GTTACTGAGGCTTTGGCCCGTGCTGGTCTGGAGTCATCAAATCTAATAGTTGGTATTGATTTCACCAAGAGCAACGAATGGACAG gTGCAAGATCATTTCATCGAAAAAGCTTGCATCACATAGGGGATGATCAGAATCCATATGAAGAAGCAATATCAATCATTGGGCGTACATTAGCTTCATTTGACGAAGATAATCTAATTCCTTGTTTTGGCTTTGGAGATG CTTCAACACATGACCAAGAAGTGTTCAGCTTCTATCCAGACGAAAAATATTGTGATGGATTTGAGGAAGTATTGACACGGTATCGAGAATTAGTCCCACAACTAAGACTTGCAG GTCCAACATCATTTGCCCCCATTATTGAAATGGCAGTTACTATTGTTGAGCAAAGTCGTGGCCAGTACCATGTTTTGTTGATAATAGCTGATGGGCAG GTGACAAGAAGTGTTGATACTGACCGTGGCCAGCTAAGCCCTCAGGAGAGAAAAACTGTCGAGGCAATTGTGAAAGCTAG TGAATACCCCTTATCCATCGTATTAGTTGGTGTTGGAGATGGACCATGGGACATGATGAGGGAATTTGATGACAATATACCTGCTCGTGCCTTCGACAATTTCCAG ttTGTAAATTTCACGGAAATAATGTCAAAGAACCTGAACCGGTCCAGGAAAGAGGCAGAGTTTGCGCTTGCAGCCTTGATGGAAATACCTTCTCAATACAAAGCAACACTAGagcttaatattttaaa TGCGCAGAGAGGCAAAGCTATAGATAGAATTCCTCTTCCCCCACCTCAATATGGCATGGCATCCCGAGGGGCATCAAAGCCCTCACAGTCTAGTAGTTTCCGCCCGAGTGCACCCTCTTCAAATAGACCAGCTTCATATGTTGGCAGTAGGGAGCCtcctgtttcctcatctgatgTCAAT CTATGTCCCATTTGCATCAGCAATCCTAGAGACATGGCTTTTGGTTGTGGACATCAG ACATGTTGTGGATGTGGGGAGGACCTTCAACTTTGCCCAATTTGTCGTAGCTCTATCCATACTAGGATAAAGCTTTATTAG
- the LOC108206421 gene encoding 28 kDa ribonucleoprotein, chloroplastic → MACMTSSLVMKPTTSTTSIFSQPIKSFLPNTCFSIQSKPIKPLLISCSAVSQFPFSLLSIEKKTHFPFFIKALLQEEYEENLDDQEWAQGDEEEEVFVDAEEEWVPSEDCKVYVGNLPYDVGSEQLAGMFQEAGVVERAEIIYDRETGQSRGFGFVSMHAVEEAETAVAMFSGYELNERLLTVNKASPKGTRPERVFRPPNRIYVGNLPWEVDNAGLKEMFSKHGKVLNARVVCDRESNRSRGFGFVTMSTTSEMNDAISNLDNQNLNGRSIIVSVAEDKKPSY, encoded by the exons ATGGCATGTATGACAAGCTCTCTAGTGATGAAACCAACCACTAGTACTACCTCAATCTTTTCACAGCCCATTAAATCATTTTTGCCAAATACTTGTTTTTCAATCCAATCCAAGCCCATTAAACCCCTTTTGATTTCTTGCTCTGCGGTTTCACAATTTCCGTTTTCTCTTTTATCTATTGAGAAAAAGACCCATTTTCCATTTTTTATCAAAGCCCTTCTCCAAGAAGAGTATGAGGAGAATCTTGATGATCAAGAGTGGGCACAaggagatgaagaagaagaggtTTTTGTAGATGCTGAGGAGGAGTGGGTCCCATCTGAGGATTGTAAGGTTTATGTTGGAAACTTGCCTTATGATGTGGGCAGTGAACAGCTGGCTGGGATGTTTCAGGAGGCTGGTGTTGTTGAGAGAGCTGAG ATTATTTATGATAGGGAGACTGGGCAGAGTAGGGGGTTTGGATTCGTGTCGATGCATGCTGTGGAAGAAGCTGAAACTGCTGTAGCTATGTTCAGTGGCTAT GAATTAAATGAGAGGCTACTGACTGTGAACAAGGCTTCTCCAAAAGGAACACGTCCTGAAAGGGTCTTTCGTCCTCCTAATAGGATTTATGTGGGTAACCTTCCATGGGAAGTAGATAATGCAGGTCTCAAGGAAATGTTCAGCAAGCATGGTAAAGTGCTGAATGCACGTGTAGTTTGTGACAGGGAGTCAAACAGATCAAGAGGCTTTGGCTTTGTGACAATGTCAACAACATCTGAAATGAATGATGCAATTAGTAACCTTGATAATCAG AATTTGAACGGGAGGTCAATTATAGTTAGCGTGGCAGAGGACAAAAAACCAAGTTATTAA
- the LOC108209479 gene encoding leucine-rich repeat receptor-like serine/threonine/tyrosine-protein kinase SOBIR1 has translation MASSFHPLSFLIFFFCSLLFTHAAIYLDPSDHIALLTIHKSLGITSQRQGLESNPCNSPGIFCERRISNESYVFRVTRIIFDSRKLGGFLSPAIGKLSELKELSLPNNRLIDQVPAQIAECKKLEILNLYNNQFSGEVPSGISSLSRLRILDLCSNEFSGELDFLKYFPDLEKLDLCNNMFSGEVPTSLRSFTNLRSFNISGNKLLKGEMPVMKGIKLSSARLFGEEAPRRYRFVENSPQRSGNDARAPLGSRYSEEAPAPSPQVAKRKHKKSKSKKVKGWLIGFFAGVVAGALSGFVFSVLFKLVMAIIKGRKKDTGIAIFSPTIKNLDFLDKEDGLASFEVIGRGGCGEVYKADLPEAYDKTLAIKKIIQPSKNASELTEEDTKLLNKKMRQIKSEIQTVGTIRHRNILPLLGHVSRPDCHYLVYEYMKNGSLQDMLNQVSQGNRDLDWPSRHRIATGVAAGLEYLHNHTHRIVHRDLKPGNILLDDDMEARIADFGLAKELPNADTHATTTNVAGTIGYIAPEYHQTLKFTDKCDIYSFGVLLGVLVMGKLPSDEFFQHTNEMSLVKWMRNVMTSDDPKRAIDPKLKGNGFEDQMLLVLKIACFCTLDNPKERPTSRDIGVMLAQIKH, from the coding sequence ATGGCCTCTTCTTTTCACCCTCTCTCTTTTCTGATTTTCTTCTTCTGTTCACTCCTCTTCACTCATGCTGCAATTTATTTGGATCCTTCGGATCACATTGCTCTGTTGACTATCCACAAAAGCTTGGGGATCACTAGTCAACGTCAAGGGTTGGAGAGCAATCCTTGCAATTCTCCGGGAATATTCTGTGAACGGAGGATCTCGAACGAGTCCTATGTATTCCGTGTTACGCGAATCATCTTTGATTCGCGGAAGCTTGGTGGATTTCTTTCTCCTGCCATTGGAAAACTTTCGGAGCTGAAAGAGCTTTCGCTGCCAAACAACCGGCTCATTGACCAAGTCCCAGCTCAGATAGCGGAGTGCAAGAAGTTGGAAATTTTGAATCTCTATAACAATCAGTTTTCCGGGGAGGTTCCTTCTGGGATATCTTCCTTGAGCCGGCTTCGAATTCTTGACCTGTGTTCTAATGAGTTTTCTGGGGAGCTGGATTTCTTGAAGTATTTTCCTGACTTGGAAAAGCTTGACCTTTGCAACAACATGTTTAGCGGTGAAGTGCCAACCTCCCTGCGTTCTTTTACAAATCTCCGCTCTTTCAACATTTCtgggaataaattacttaaagGAGAGATGCCAGTGATGAAAGGAATCAAGCTTTCATCAGCAAGGTTGTTTGGGGAAGAGGCTCCAAGACGTTATAGATTTGTAGAGAATTCACCCCAGAGAAGTGGAAATGATGCAAGGGCACCGCTCGGAAGTAGATATTCCGAAGAAGCACCTGCTCCTTCACCTCAGGTGGCAAAACGCAAGCATAAGAAAAGTAAGAGCAAGAAGGTGAAAGGATGGCTTATCGGTTTTTTTGCTGGAGTAGTAGCAGGGGCCTTATCTGGATTCGTGTTCTCTGTGCTTTTTAAGTTGGTCATGGCAATCATCAAGGGTAGAAAGAAGGATACTGGTATAGCAATCTTCAGTCCGACAATCAAAAACTTGGATTTTCTCGATAAAGAGGATGGATTGGCCTCATTTGAAGTCATTGGAAGGGGTGGGTGCGGAGAAGTTTACAAGGCTGATTTACCAGAAGCTTATGATAAAACACTCGCTATAAAGAAAATTATCCAACCCTCAAAGAATGCTTCAGAACTTACTGAAGAAGACACGAAACTTCTGAACAAGAAGATGCGACAGATCAAGTCAGAAATTCAGACCGTGGGTACAATCAGGCACCGTAACATTCTTCCCCTGCTAGGCCATGTCTCTCGACCAGATTGTCATTATTTGGTATATGAATACATGAAAAATGGAAGTTTACAGGATATGCTGAATCAAGTATCTCAAGGAAATAGAGACTTGGACTGGCCTTCAAGGCACCGAATTGCCACTGGTGTGGCAGCTGGGCTTGAGTATCTACACAACCACACACATCGCATAGTTCACAGGGATCTCAAGCCAGGTAACATTCTCCTTGATGATGACATGGAAGCTCGAATTGCAGATTTTGGGCTCGCAAAAGAATTACCAAATGCCGATACACATGCTACAACAACTAATGTGGCAGGAACAATAGGATACATAGCACCAGAATATCACCAGACTCTGAAATTTACAGACAAATGTGATATTTACAGTTTCGGTGTGCTTTTAGGGGTCTTAGTGATGGGAAAACTTCCTTCTGATGAATTTTTCCAGCATACGAATGAGATGAGTTTGGTGAAATGGATGAGAAATGTCATGACCTCAGACGATCCGAAAAGAGCAATTGACCCAAAATTAAAGGGAAATGGATTTGAGGACCAAATGCTTCTGGTTCTTAAGATTGCTTGCTTTTGTACTCTTGATAACCCAAAAGAAAGGCCTACCAGCAGGGATATTGGGGTCATGTTGGCACAGATCAAGCATTAG